The following proteins are co-located in the Pyrococcus abyssi GE5 genome:
- a CDS encoding metallophosphoesterase has translation MKVGIMSDTHDNLPAIRLAVDFFNKEKVDLVIHAGDYVAPFVARELSKLNAPLRGVFGNNDGEREGLKEKLGIKDEILTLNLDDLKVIVLHGTDERIVEALAKSQLYDIVIRGHTHRHRIQEVGRTIVVNPGEVCGYLTGVKSVAILNTKEREVRIINLETEEILGIMSL, from the coding sequence ATGAAAGTGGGAATAATGAGCGATACCCATGACAATTTACCCGCCATAAGATTGGCTGTCGACTTCTTCAATAAGGAAAAGGTTGACCTCGTTATACACGCTGGAGACTACGTTGCACCCTTCGTTGCTAGGGAACTCTCAAAGTTAAATGCACCTCTTAGGGGAGTCTTTGGCAATAACGACGGCGAAAGGGAAGGATTAAAGGAAAAACTTGGGATAAAGGATGAAATATTAACTCTCAACTTAGATGACCTCAAAGTTATAGTCCTCCACGGAACTGATGAGAGGATAGTTGAGGCCCTAGCTAAAAGCCAGCTCTACGACATCGTCATAAGGGGGCACACCCACAGGCATAGAATTCAGGAAGTTGGAAGGACGATAGTCGTGAACCCTGGGGAAGTGTGCGGTTACTTAACCGGGGTGAAGAGCGTTGCAATCCTGAACACAAAGGAAAGGGAAGTCAGGATAATAAATTTAGAGACTGAGGAAATACTTGGGATAATGAGCCTCTGA
- a CDS encoding M42 family metallopeptidase, translating to MVNYELLKKVVEAPGVSGYEFLGIRDVVIEEIKDYVDEVKVDKLGNVIAHRKGEGPKVMIAAHMDQIGLMVTNIEKNGFLRVAPIGGVDPKTLIAQRFKVWIDKDKFIYGVGASVPPHIQKPEERKKAPEWDQIFIDIGAESKEEAEEMGVRIGTVITWDGRLERLGKHRFVSIAFDDRIAVYTMLEVARQLEDTKADVYFVATVQEEVGLRGARTSAFAIEPDYGFAIDVTIAADVPGTPEHKQVTHLGKGTAIKIMDRSVICHPTIVRWLEELAKKYEIPYQLEILLGGGTDAGAIHLTKAGVPTGALSVPARYIHSNAEVVDERDVDATVKLMVKALENIHELKI from the coding sequence ATGGTGAACTACGAGCTTCTGAAGAAGGTTGTAGAGGCCCCAGGAGTTTCTGGATACGAGTTCCTGGGAATAAGGGACGTTGTCATAGAGGAGATAAAGGATTACGTGGACGAGGTAAAGGTGGACAAGTTAGGAAACGTCATAGCCCACAGGAAGGGAGAAGGGCCGAAGGTCATGATAGCCGCGCACATGGATCAGATAGGTTTAATGGTAACTAACATAGAGAAGAATGGCTTCTTGAGGGTCGCTCCCATTGGAGGTGTTGACCCAAAAACGCTGATAGCTCAGAGGTTTAAGGTGTGGATCGACAAGGATAAGTTCATCTATGGTGTTGGAGCTTCAGTTCCTCCACACATCCAGAAGCCAGAGGAGAGGAAGAAGGCTCCTGAGTGGGACCAGATATTCATAGACATAGGGGCCGAGAGCAAAGAGGAAGCAGAAGAGATGGGAGTTAGAATAGGAACCGTAATAACCTGGGACGGTAGGCTTGAGAGGCTAGGAAAGCACAGGTTCGTGAGCATAGCCTTCGATGACAGGATTGCAGTGTACACGATGCTTGAAGTTGCCAGGCAGTTGGAAGATACTAAAGCTGATGTTTACTTTGTGGCAACGGTTCAAGAGGAGGTAGGTCTTAGGGGCGCTAGAACTTCAGCATTTGCAATTGAGCCTGATTACGGATTTGCGATAGATGTAACCATAGCCGCAGACGTTCCAGGAACGCCTGAGCACAAGCAGGTGACCCACTTAGGAAAGGGAACCGCAATAAAGATAATGGATCGCTCAGTAATATGCCACCCAACTATAGTGAGATGGCTCGAAGAGTTGGCTAAGAAGTACGAGATTCCATATCAGCTTGAGATCCTCCTGGGCGGAGGGACAGATGCGGGAGCAATACACTTAACGAAGGCAGGAGTGCCAACCGGTGCTTTAAGCGTTCCAGCGAGGTACATCCACTCGAATGCTGAAGTTGTCGATGAGAGGGACGTTGATGCCACGGTTAAGTTGATGGTCAAGGCCCTCGAGAACATCCACGAGCTCAAGATCTGA
- the rtcA gene encoding RNA 3'-terminal phosphate cyclase, whose translation MITIDGSYGEGGGQILRTSIALSAITGEPVRIINIRANRPNPGLRPQHLHGILALKHLANADVKGAHVGSRELVFIPKRLEAKKVEVNIGTAGSITLVLQALLPAMAFAKNRVEFKITGGTDVPWSPPVDYLANVTLFALEKLGIMAGIKIVRRGHYPKGGGIIEGYVEPWKERRELVATKYSSIAKVEGISHATNLPAHVAERQAKAAKEELSKLEVPVKIKTEVSKSLGPGSGIVVWAETDCLRLGGDALGKRGKPAEVVGKEAAQELLEQLKPGYCVDKFLGDQLIPFLAFSGGEIWVSEVTNHLKTNIWVVENFLGKVFDLDGEVGKPGKVKVVRRVE comes from the coding sequence ATGATAACAATAGATGGAAGCTATGGAGAGGGAGGGGGTCAAATCCTAAGAACTTCAATAGCTCTATCAGCCATAACCGGGGAACCCGTGAGGATAATCAACATAAGGGCAAACAGACCAAATCCTGGGTTAAGACCACAGCACCTTCACGGGATACTGGCTTTAAAGCACTTAGCCAATGCTGATGTTAAGGGAGCCCATGTAGGGTCGAGGGAACTCGTGTTCATCCCTAAAAGGTTGGAAGCCAAAAAGGTCGAGGTTAACATAGGAACGGCAGGAAGCATAACCCTGGTTCTTCAGGCTCTACTCCCGGCTATGGCCTTTGCTAAGAACAGAGTTGAATTCAAGATCACAGGAGGAACGGATGTCCCCTGGAGTCCACCAGTTGATTACCTCGCAAATGTTACGTTATTTGCACTAGAGAAGCTTGGAATAATGGCTGGGATAAAGATAGTAAGGAGAGGGCACTATCCCAAAGGTGGAGGAATCATCGAGGGTTACGTTGAACCCTGGAAAGAGAGAAGAGAGCTAGTAGCAACTAAATATTCAAGCATAGCCAAGGTCGAGGGGATAAGCCATGCAACCAACTTACCTGCTCACGTCGCGGAAAGGCAGGCTAAAGCTGCAAAAGAAGAGCTCTCAAAGTTGGAGGTTCCAGTTAAGATTAAAACGGAGGTTTCAAAATCCCTAGGCCCAGGAAGTGGAATAGTCGTTTGGGCTGAAACTGATTGTTTAAGACTCGGAGGCGATGCCCTAGGAAAAAGAGGAAAACCTGCAGAAGTGGTAGGTAAGGAAGCAGCCCAGGAATTACTAGAACAGTTGAAACCAGGTTATTGCGTTGACAAATTCCTGGGAGACCAGTTAATCCCGTTCCTAGCGTTCTCTGGAGGAGAAATATGGGTGAGCGAAGTTACAAATCATCTCAAGACTAACATATGGGTTGTTGAAAACTTCCTCGGCAAAGTCTTCGATTTAGATGGTGAGGTTGGCAAGCCTGGGAAAGTTAAGGTGGTTAGGAGGGTTGAGTAA